In Paenacidovorax monticola, the genomic window CTCGGCGCCGCAGGGCCGGTGCTGGTCGTAGAGCCACGCGGCCTTCTGCACCATGAGGTGCGCGGACTCCAGCTCCATCCACGACTGCGCCAGCGGGTGCTGGATGCCCTGGTTCTGGCCGATGGGGCGGCCGAACACCTCGCGCTCGGCCGCGTAGCCCGCCGCGCGCGCCAGCGCCGCGCGGCCCAGGCCCACGGCCTCGCTGGCGATCAGGATGCGCTCGGGGTTCAGCCCGTGCAGGATGTAGGAAAAGCCCTTGCCCTCCTCGCCCACGCGGTCCTCGACGGGAATGCGCAGGCCGTCGATGAAGACCTGGTTCGAATCGACGCACTTGCGCCCCAGCTTCTCGATCTCGCGCACCTCCACCGTGCTGCGGTCCAGGTCGGTGTAGAACAGCGAGAGGCCTTCCGTTCCCTGGCATTGCTCCACGGGCGTGGTGCGCGCCAGCAGCAGGATCTTGTTGGCCACCTGGGCGGTGCTGATCCAGACCTTCTGCCCGTGCACCACGTAGTGGTCGCCCTCGCGCACGGCGCGGGTCTTGAGCTTGAGGGTGTTGAGCCCCGTGTTGGGCTCGGTCACGCCGAAGCAGGCCTTGTCGCGCCCCTGGATCAGCGGCGGCAGCCAGCGAGCCTTCTGCTCGTCGGTGCCGAACACCACCACGGGGTGCAGCCCGAAGATGTTCATGTGCACGGCCGAGGCGCCCGACAGGCCCGCGCCCGTGGCGGCGATGGTGTGCATCATGAGCGCGGCCTCGCTGATGCCCAGGCCCGCGCCGCCATAGGCCTCGGGCATGGCGATGCCGAGCCAGCCCGCGTCGGCCAGCGCCTGGTGGAAGTCGAGCGGGAAACCGCCCTCGCGGTCCTTGCGCAGCCAGTAGTCGGCGTCGAAGGGCGCGCAGACGCGCTCGATGGCGTCCTTGATCTGTTCCTGTTCGGGGGTGAGGGCGAAGTTCATGGCTGGAGGGACTGGGAAGGACGGATGACCTTGTCGGGCGATTCGCCGTAGGGCGGGCTGTAGACCACGAGCAGCCGCACGGGCGTGTCGCTCGTGACGGTGAAGACATGCATCTGGTCGGCCGGGAAGAAGCACATGTCGCCGGCCACCATGTCGAAGACCTCGCCCGCCACCTCGGCGCGGGCCGTGCCTTCGAGCAGGTAGCAGGCCTGCTCGATGCCGGGGTGGGCGTGCGGCAGCGCGCCGCCGCCCTTGTGCAGCGTGCCCAGCAGCACCTCCATCTGGCGCGCTCCCACGGTCTCGGGACCGAT contains:
- a CDS encoding acyl-CoA dehydrogenase family protein → MNFALTPEQEQIKDAIERVCAPFDADYWLRKDREGGFPLDFHQALADAGWLGIAMPEAYGGAGLGISEAALMMHTIAATGAGLSGASAVHMNIFGLHPVVVFGTDEQKARWLPPLIQGRDKACFGVTEPNTGLNTLKLKTRAVREGDHYVVHGQKVWISTAQVANKILLLARTTPVEQCQGTEGLSLFYTDLDRSTVEVREIEKLGRKCVDSNQVFIDGLRIPVEDRVGEEGKGFSYILHGLNPERILIASEAVGLGRAALARAAGYAAEREVFGRPIGQNQGIQHPLAQSWMELESAHLMVQKAAWLYDQHRPCGAEANAAKYLAAEACYHACERAIFTHGGMGYAKEYHVERYLRESWIPRLAPVSPQLILCFIAEKVLGLPKSY
- a CDS encoding cupin domain-containing protein codes for the protein MTIRPRYLVRAADVPSYQPANHHHTHNQRLIGPETVGARQMEVLLGTLHKGGGALPHAHPGIEQACYLLEGTARAEVAGEVFDMVAGDMCFFPADQMHVFTVTSDTPVRLLVVYSPPYGESPDKVIRPSQSLQP